One window from the genome of Candidatus Synechococcus calcipolaris G9 encodes:
- the rpmH gene encoding 50S ribosomal protein L34, with the protein MTQRTFGGTVRKRKRTSGFRARMRTKTGQQVIKARRRKGRSRLAV; encoded by the coding sequence ATGACTCAACGCACATTCGGCGGCACTGTTCGCAAACGTAAACGCACTTCCGGCTTTCGCGCAAGAATGCGGACAAAAACTGGTCAACAAGTCATTAAAGCACGGCGGCGTAAAGGGCGATCGCGGCTTGCTGTCTAA
- the rnpA gene encoding ribonuclease P protein component, producing MLPAQHRLRHRRDFARVYQQGTSFHSPWLVLWVCPQTVGTETRIGIVVGSKVSKKAVQRNRIKRQLRVLCRQLLPLLVSGWDVVLVARAAAVGQQSGQFLPELKQLVARAGLFHARN from the coding sequence GTGTTACCTGCCCAGCATCGACTCCGCCATCGTCGGGACTTTGCTAGAGTCTATCAGCAGGGGACGAGTTTCCATAGTCCGTGGCTTGTCCTTTGGGTTTGCCCGCAGACGGTTGGGACAGAAACCCGCATTGGCATTGTTGTTGGCTCTAAAGTCAGTAAAAAAGCCGTCCAACGCAACCGCATTAAGCGGCAGTTGAGGGTACTGTGTCGGCAGCTTTTACCCCTTCTAGTTTCTGGCTGGGATGTGGTTCTTGTGGCCCGGGCGGCGGCCGTGGGTCAACAGAGTGGGCAATTTCTGCCAGAATTAAAGCAGTTAGTGGCTAGAGCAGGACTTTTCCATGCCAGGAATTAA
- a CDS encoding PH domain-containing protein: MPGIKEDIYYEGGPHWGDLMINILLGFTVICLPLTVGAIVRALWLRYRITNRRITVIGGWMGRDRSDVVYTEVAKVVTVPRGWGSYGDMVVTLKDGNRLEMRAVPNFRDIYAFIAEKLTPQAQSVSGAIGS, from the coding sequence ATGCCAGGAATTAAAGAAGACATTTACTATGAAGGCGGGCCCCACTGGGGTGATTTAATGATTAATATTCTTTTGGGCTTTACCGTCATTTGCCTACCCCTCACCGTGGGGGCAATTGTCCGTGCCCTGTGGCTGCGGTATCGGATCACCAATCGGCGCATTACCGTCATTGGCGGTTGGATGGGCCGCGATCGCTCCGATGTGGTCTATACGGAAGTCGCCAAGGTGGTCACAGTTCCCCGAGGTTGGGGTTCCTATGGCGATATGGTTGTCACCCTCAAGGATGGTAATCGCCTAGAAATGCGTGCTGTTCCCAACTTCCGTGACATCTATGCCTTCATTGCCGAAAAGCTGACTCCCCAAGCCCAAAGCGTCAGTGGTGCTATCGGCAGTTAA
- the yidC gene encoding membrane protein insertase YidC: MDFGIGFLSNNVMLPILDFFYGIVPSYGLAIVALTLVIRFAVYPLSAGSIRNMRRMKVVQPLMQERMKEIQERYKDNPTEQQKAMSEVYKEFGNPLAGCFPLLLQLPILFALFATLRGSPFANVNYQVNLQIVPSEQVTEVQPFSSKPQNIYVAEGIHYPVQAVLPSGTKLGVGQDVNLDFQTKEGKPFTELLKSYPETQIQPSWQITRGQERVTLDETGHLVAMQPGDVTIQGTIPGMAAEKGFLFISALGRVGAVDNELVTTLPGGGRQINWGGIHWDILAMILTFGVSLYVNQLLSGQGAAANSQQKTMNQLTPIIFSGMFLFFPLPAGVLLYMLIANIFQTVQTFILQREPLPENLQKLLDEKEKAEAVKNRSSLPFESKTKRKPSS, translated from the coding sequence ATGGATTTTGGTATTGGATTTCTTTCTAACAACGTCATGCTGCCAATCCTGGATTTTTTCTACGGGATTGTGCCTAGTTATGGCTTGGCGATCGTGGCATTAACCCTCGTCATTCGTTTTGCTGTGTATCCCCTCAGTGCTGGATCAATTCGCAATATGCGGCGGATGAAGGTGGTACAGCCCCTCATGCAGGAGCGGATGAAAGAAATTCAGGAACGGTACAAAGACAACCCGACGGAACAACAAAAGGCGATGTCGGAGGTCTACAAGGAGTTTGGGAATCCCTTGGCGGGCTGCTTTCCCCTACTGCTTCAGTTACCGATTCTGTTTGCCCTATTTGCCACCCTGCGGGGATCACCCTTTGCCAATGTCAATTACCAAGTAAACCTGCAAATTGTGCCATCGGAGCAAGTCACGGAAGTACAGCCCTTTTCCAGTAAGCCCCAAAATATCTATGTTGCCGAGGGCATCCACTATCCGGTACAAGCGGTGCTCCCCAGTGGAACCAAACTGGGGGTTGGCCAGGACGTGAATCTCGATTTTCAAACAAAGGAAGGAAAGCCCTTTACAGAACTGCTCAAGAGCTATCCAGAGACCCAGATTCAGCCCTCCTGGCAAATTACTCGCGGCCAAGAGCGGGTAACGCTGGATGAAACGGGTCATTTAGTGGCTATGCAGCCGGGTGATGTGACGATTCAGGGAACGATTCCCGGCATGGCGGCGGAGAAGGGCTTTTTGTTTATTTCCGCCCTAGGGCGAGTTGGTGCGGTGGACAATGAGTTAGTCACCACATTGCCGGGGGGGGGACGGCAAATTAATTGGGGGGGGATTCACTGGGACATTTTGGCGATGATTTTAACCTTTGGGGTTAGTCTCTACGTGAACCAGCTACTATCCGGCCAAGGGGCAGCGGCCAATTCCCAACAAAAGACGATGAATCAACTCACGCCAATTATTTTTTCGGGGATGTTTCTTTTCTTCCCCCTGCCGGCGGGAGTGCTACTCTATATGCTGATTGCCAACATTTTCCAAACGGTGCAGACGTTTATTTTGCAGCGGGAGCCACTGCCGGAAAATCTACAAAAGCTCCTAGATGAAAAGGAAAAAGCCGAGGCGGTGAAAAATCGCAGTTCCTTACCCTTTGAATCCAAAACCAAACGTAAACCTTCGAGTTGA
- a CDS encoding protein jag, with protein MTDEPIEQGRSWLEHTLGLAGFRASVAITPSPLEGVVDGCWLEIDQHSLSPQQITHLLDAKGQALDALQYLLNATVNLGRPREEQTAFTLELAGYRRDRYQQLQEIAEDVAHQVQETGEEVEIQGLSAAERRVVHTLIKTHGNVKTFSRGEEPDRRLVVHLQEEDEPLEEG; from the coding sequence ATGACCGATGAACCCATAGAGCAGGGCCGTTCTTGGCTGGAGCATACCCTTGGTTTGGCTGGTTTTCGAGCATCTGTGGCCATCACCCCTTCTCCCCTAGAGGGAGTTGTGGATGGTTGTTGGTTAGAAATTGATCAGCACAGCTTGAGTCCTCAGCAAATTACCCATTTATTGGACGCGAAGGGCCAGGCCTTGGATGCCCTCCAATATTTGCTCAATGCCACGGTAAATTTGGGCCGACCTCGGGAAGAACAAACCGCCTTCACCCTAGAATTAGCGGGCTATCGTCGCGATCGCTATCAGCAGTTACAGGAGATTGCCGAGGATGTGGCCCACCAGGTGCAGGAAACGGGGGAAGAGGTAGAAATTCAAGGACTATCTGCGGCAGAACGGCGGGTCGTGCATACCCTGATTAAAACCCATGGCAATGTAAAAACCTTTAGTCGTGGTGAAGAACCCGATCGCCGCCTTGTGGTTCATCTCCAGGAAGAAGACGAGCCTCTAGAAGAAGGCTAA
- a CDS encoding glutaminase, which yields MPYSEKAVVPVNVGASLVQLTSLTTVQLNPWIQECQALASGGETLERLPPPDRGAVAVNIQTLAGSVHSWGAIAATFPLMSVIKPFLLLYMLHQSSVEDVFSHVGRFPSERPYNSVLQLELDQGFPRNPMINSGAIRLAANLEGKTPRHACDRLAQWLNDQAGCHLSLDRQILHQVHCHPNWQNRALARLLELAGHIQDGEMALEIYNCICCLRGTVTDLARLGLLLAGGQPQIQTRHRQVVNALMFSCGLYERSADYAIDIGLPIKSGVSGAMVGIVPGQGAIASYSPPLDASGNSVFGLCFLRRLSQELQLSPLA from the coding sequence GTGCCCTATAGTGAAAAGGCAGTGGTTCCAGTCAATGTGGGGGCATCTTTGGTGCAATTGACGTCCTTGACAACCGTTCAACTTAATCCGTGGATTCAGGAGTGCCAAGCTTTGGCCAGTGGGGGGGAAACCCTGGAGCGATTACCTCCTCCCGATCGCGGTGCGGTGGCGGTCAATATCCAAACCCTAGCCGGCTCTGTTCATTCATGGGGGGCGATCGCCGCTACCTTTCCATTGATGAGTGTGATTAAACCCTTTTTATTGCTCTATATGCTGCACCAGTCTTCCGTTGAAGATGTCTTTAGCCATGTGGGGCGATTTCCTTCGGAGCGACCCTATAACTCTGTCTTGCAATTGGAACTGGATCAAGGCTTCCCCCGCAATCCCATGATCAATAGTGGCGCAATTCGGCTCGCCGCCAACCTGGAGGGGAAAACCCCCCGCCATGCCTGCGATCGTCTGGCCCAATGGCTAAATGACCAGGCCGGTTGTCACCTAAGTCTAGATCGACAGATTTTACACCAAGTTCACTGTCACCCCAATTGGCAGAATCGAGCCTTGGCCCGGCTACTGGAACTGGCGGGCCACATTCAGGATGGGGAAATGGCCTTGGAAATCTATAACTGTATTTGTTGCTTGAGGGGAACGGTGACAGATCTGGCCCGATTAGGGCTTTTACTCGCCGGAGGGCAGCCCCAGATTCAAACCCGCCACCGTCAAGTTGTCAATGCCCTCATGTTTAGCTGCGGTCTCTACGAACGCTCGGCGGACTATGCCATTGATATTGGTCTACCCATCAAGTCTGGGGTCAGTGGTGCCATGGTGGGCATTGTGCCTGGACAAGGGGCGATCGCCAGCTATAGTCCCCCCCTAGATGCCAGCGGGAATTCCGTTTTTGGTCTGTGTTTTTTACGCAGGCTATCCCAGGAACTACAATTAAGTCCCCTAGCCTAG